In the genome of Nonlabens sp. MB-3u-79, one region contains:
- a CDS encoding DNA/RNA non-specific endonuclease has protein sequence MRKYVYPLIILVCAAAYYFYENKAVSIYSKENRSPEELLNADVNGRGANSLSRKDFLPTSKNQIVNHHTYSLSYNEQHEQAEWTAHVLRASDIISRDYKRPYFEIDDQVTTGAAHWRNYKKSGYDKGHLVPAGDRKSTQAAYDETFLTSNISPQRHDFNAGIWNTLEQKTRYYAQRYEELYVITGPVLKEGLKSIGTEKVSVPEQYYKILYRYDANGGKMLAFLMPHQDTNTSIYDFISSVDEIERLTGTDFFYQLPDAIENRLEAGKSAKGW, from the coding sequence ATGAGAAAATACGTTTACCCATTAATCATTCTTGTCTGCGCAGCAGCTTACTATTTTTATGAGAATAAAGCTGTTAGCATCTATTCAAAAGAAAACCGCTCTCCAGAAGAACTTCTGAATGCTGATGTAAATGGTCGTGGGGCTAACTCCTTATCTCGAAAAGATTTCTTGCCCACATCTAAAAACCAAATTGTAAATCACCACACCTACAGTCTTTCTTATAACGAACAACACGAGCAAGCCGAATGGACGGCACATGTTTTAAGAGCTTCAGACATAATCAGTAGGGATTATAAAAGACCTTATTTTGAAATTGATGATCAAGTAACCACCGGTGCCGCTCACTGGCGCAATTACAAAAAGAGTGGTTATGACAAAGGACATCTCGTTCCTGCCGGCGATAGAAAATCAACCCAAGCCGCTTATGACGAAACTTTTTTAACCTCTAACATAAGTCCGCAGAGGCATGATTTTAATGCGGGTATCTGGAATACATTAGAACAAAAAACCAGGTATTATGCCCAGCGTTATGAGGAGCTTTATGTGATTACCGGTCCTGTCTTAAAAGAAGGTTTAAAATCTATAGGCACAGAAAAGGTATCGGTTCCAGAACAGTATTATAAAATCCTATATCGCTACGATGCTAATGGAGGTAAAATGCTCGCTTTTTTAATGCCGCATCAAGACACTAATACATCGATCTATGATTTTATCAGCAGTGTGGATGAGATCGAGAGATTAACTGGTACTGATTTTTTTTACCAACTTCCTGATGCTATTGAAAATCGATTAGAAGCTGGAAAAAGTGCTAAGGGCTGGTAG
- the surE gene encoding 5'/3'-nucleotidase SurE, whose protein sequence is MENKKKPLILVTNDDGITAKGIRTLISIARELGDVVVVAPDSPQSAMGHAITINDTLYVKEFLQHDYDHKEYTTSGTPVDCVKMASHEILDRKPDLCLSGINHGSNSAINVIYSGTMSAAMEAGIEGIPAIGFSLCDYSHDADFSSSREYVKQIIEQVLEKGMAKGVIFNVNIPKATKEEIKGVKICRQANAYWVEEFDKRTNPNGKDYYWLTGKFVNDDKGEDTDEWALAHNYISIVPTQYDLTAHHYISELNTWDFGN, encoded by the coding sequence ATGGAAAATAAAAAGAAACCACTCATTCTAGTTACTAACGATGATGGTATTACCGCAAAAGGAATCAGAACATTAATAAGTATCGCTAGAGAGCTAGGTGATGTAGTCGTGGTGGCTCCAGATAGCCCGCAAAGTGCCATGGGTCATGCGATAACCATCAACGACACGCTTTATGTGAAGGAGTTTTTACAACACGATTACGACCATAAGGAATATACGACGAGCGGTACACCTGTAGATTGTGTGAAAATGGCAAGTCATGAAATACTCGATCGCAAACCAGATCTATGCCTTAGTGGTATCAATCACGGAAGTAATAGCGCGATCAACGTGATTTATAGCGGTACGATGAGTGCTGCCATGGAGGCAGGTATAGAAGGAATTCCAGCCATAGGATTTTCTCTATGTGATTATTCTCATGATGCAGACTTCTCTTCATCTCGGGAGTATGTAAAACAAATTATTGAGCAAGTTCTAGAGAAAGGAATGGCAAAAGGAGTCATTTTTAATGTCAATATTCCAAAAGCTACCAAAGAGGAAATCAAAGGAGTAAAAATATGCCGTCAGGCAAATGCTTATTGGGTGGAAGAATTTGACAAGCGCACGAATCCAAATGGTAAGGACTACTACTGGCTTACCGGTAAATTTGTTAATGACGATAAAGGTGAAGATACCGATGAATGGGCACTGGCTCATAATTACATTTCTATTGTTCCTACCCAATATGATCTTACCGCACATCACTATATAAGCGAACTAAATACATGGGATTTTGGTAATTAA
- a CDS encoding C40 family peptidase has product MRLIIPLSYRKYGISFFLFRFRESGTNRKQNNSNKKSVSIVLSSVVLLLSLGLTSCGSSRPSVITTKKEAVKAPRAGVYKSPTTYGDETEIEEIEEVQLEVESNDKPYAESTPFIDQIVENAMRYKGVKYRYGGTTAKGMDCSGLISTAFEEAGKSIPRSSRSIYLKADALDLDQVRKGDFLFFATGKNKRQVNHVALITRVTPGEIEFIHSTTSRGVMTSTLNEAYWIDAFLRAGRID; this is encoded by the coding sequence ATGCGTTTAATCATTCCACTTTCTTATCGCAAGTATGGCATCAGTTTTTTTTTATTCCGCTTTCGCGAAAGCGGAACAAATAGAAAGCAAAACAACAGCAATAAAAAATCTGTTTCTATAGTTTTATCGTCAGTAGTCTTACTGCTTTCCTTAGGACTAACTTCTTGTGGAAGTTCTAGGCCTAGCGTAATTACAACTAAAAAGGAAGCTGTAAAGGCACCGAGAGCCGGTGTTTATAAAAGCCCTACAACATATGGCGACGAAACGGAGATAGAGGAAATAGAAGAAGTGCAACTGGAGGTAGAATCAAATGACAAGCCCTATGCAGAAAGCACTCCTTTTATAGACCAAATAGTGGAAAATGCGATGCGATATAAAGGAGTGAAATACCGTTATGGAGGCACTACTGCAAAAGGAATGGATTGCAGTGGTTTGATTTCTACGGCTTTTGAAGAAGCTGGCAAAAGTATACCGCGGAGCAGCCGTTCTATTTATTTAAAAGCTGATGCGCTGGATCTGGATCAGGTGAGGAAGGGAGATTTTCTATTCTTTGCCACTGGTAAAAACAAGCGACAGGTCAATCATGTTGCACTGATTACAAGAGTAACTCCTGGAGAAATTGAATTCATACATTCCACTACATCGAGAGGTGTGATGACGTCTACTTTGAACGAAGCCTATTGGATAGATGCTTTCTTAAGAGCTGGAAGAATCGATTAA
- a CDS encoding ABC transporter permease gives MSFKTTSLSSLALQKFKKNFWGVLSFLIILFYALVAIFAYVIAPDDTQYANQMHISIHSQPPGFTVDMLALPSTTAETSFWDWWNGKKSTLQEIPYADLKIEKGTIFYRPFDVDGKELSFVDANFSVDKDLELSRFRESYTSQKTFLLGTDKYGRDLLSRMMIGTRISISIGFVAVLISLLIGVFLGAISGYYGGKIDAAIMWLINVTWSIPTLLMVIAISIALGKGFLTVFIAVGLTMWVEVARVVRGQMIVAKEYQYVTAAKALGFDNFRIITRHILPNIMAPVIVISAANFAASILIESGLSFLGLGAQPPMPSWGSMIKDHYQYIILDKAYLAIVPGIAIMTLVMAFMLLGNALRDALDVKTS, from the coding sequence ATGTCTTTTAAAACCACATCATTAAGTTCTCTAGCGCTCCAGAAGTTTAAAAAAAACTTCTGGGGCGTTTTGAGTTTTCTTATTATTCTATTTTATGCATTAGTTGCCATATTTGCATACGTCATAGCTCCAGACGATACGCAATACGCAAACCAAATGCACATTTCTATACATTCCCAACCACCAGGTTTTACTGTGGATATGTTAGCTCTTCCCTCAACTACCGCCGAAACTAGTTTTTGGGACTGGTGGAATGGAAAAAAATCTACCCTGCAAGAAATCCCTTATGCCGATTTAAAAATCGAGAAGGGCACTATTTTCTACCGGCCTTTTGATGTGGACGGTAAGGAACTCTCTTTTGTAGATGCAAATTTTAGCGTTGATAAGGATCTGGAATTGTCTCGCTTTCGCGAAAGCTACACCTCACAAAAAACATTTCTATTAGGTACCGACAAATATGGTCGTGATCTATTAAGTCGCATGATGATAGGGACGAGAATAAGTATCTCTATTGGTTTTGTAGCGGTGTTGATCTCCTTACTTATAGGTGTTTTTTTAGGAGCTATTTCAGGGTATTACGGCGGTAAAATAGATGCTGCCATCATGTGGCTGATCAATGTAACCTGGTCCATACCTACTTTACTGATGGTTATCGCTATTAGCATCGCATTAGGAAAAGGCTTTCTCACTGTTTTTATTGCAGTAGGGCTTACCATGTGGGTAGAAGTGGCACGTGTGGTGCGTGGACAGATGATTGTAGCCAAAGAATACCAATACGTAACCGCAGCAAAAGCTTTAGGCTTTGATAATTTTAGAATTATCACCCGACATATTTTACCTAACATCATGGCACCAGTCATTGTCATTAGTGCAGCAAATTTTGCAGCTTCCATACTTATAGAAAGTGGCTTGAGCTTTCTAGGATTAGGCGCACAACCACCAATGCCCAGTTGGGGCAGTATGATTAAAGATCATTATCAGTACATCATTCTTGACAAGGCTTATCTTGCCATAGTGCCAGGAATCGCAATCATGACTTTAGTAATGGCATTTATGCTCTTAGGAAATGCACTGCGAGACGCACTGGATGTAAAAACAAGTTAA
- the lpxB gene encoding lipid-A-disaccharide synthase, which yields MKYYLIAGEASGDLHGALLMKELKNKDPEAEFRFWGGDLMQAEGGSLVKHYKELAFMGFVEVLSNLKAILKNIRICKEDIEDFQPDAMIYIDYPGFNFRIMKWAKIKGYRNHYYISPQIWAWKEGRIKAIKRDVDQMYVILPFEKDFYEQKHQFPVHFVGHPLIDAIAQRKTVDHIKFLATYHLDDRPLIALLPGSRKQEIKKMLSVMLEMVDRYPGYQFIIAGAPGQDESFYSGYLKDYPVTLVMNRTYDLMSLCHAALVTSGTATLETALFKVPQVVCYKGSSISYNIAKRIVKLDYISLVNLIMDQPVVTELIQSHFNKKTLQKELDLILNPTQRNRIFADYYELEKKLGGIGASENTAGMIYADIKKLQQ from the coding sequence ATGAAATATTATTTGATTGCAGGTGAGGCGAGTGGTGACCTTCATGGGGCGTTGCTCATGAAAGAACTCAAAAACAAAGATCCAGAGGCAGAGTTTCGGTTTTGGGGTGGCGATTTAATGCAGGCCGAAGGTGGAAGCCTTGTAAAACATTATAAAGAGCTCGCCTTTATGGGCTTTGTAGAAGTGTTGAGCAATTTAAAAGCCATTCTTAAAAACATCAGAATTTGCAAGGAAGATATTGAAGATTTTCAGCCAGATGCGATGATCTATATCGATTATCCGGGGTTCAATTTTAGGATCATGAAATGGGCCAAAATCAAAGGCTACCGAAATCATTATTATATTTCTCCACAAATATGGGCATGGAAAGAAGGTCGCATCAAAGCCATCAAAAGGGATGTTGATCAGATGTATGTGATTTTACCATTTGAAAAGGATTTTTACGAGCAAAAACATCAATTCCCAGTTCACTTTGTAGGGCATCCCTTAATTGATGCCATCGCGCAAAGAAAGACCGTAGATCATATTAAATTCCTTGCTACTTACCACCTGGATGACAGACCCTTAATTGCACTGTTGCCAGGAAGTCGTAAACAAGAAATTAAAAAAATGTTGAGCGTCATGCTGGAAATGGTAGATCGTTATCCAGGTTACCAATTCATTATCGCTGGAGCACCAGGTCAGGACGAGTCTTTTTATAGCGGTTACCTCAAGGACTATCCGGTAACTTTAGTCATGAACCGCACCTATGATTTGATGAGTTTATGCCATGCGGCATTAGTTACCTCAGGAACGGCAACGCTGGAAACCGCACTTTTTAAAGTGCCTCAAGTAGTTTGTTATAAGGGAAGTTCCATAAGCTATAACATTGCTAAACGTATTGTCAAACTGGATTACATATCACTGGTAAACCTTATCATGGATCAACCAGTAGTTACGGAGTTGATACAGTCGCACTTCAACAAGAAAACACTGCAAAAAGAATTGGATCTAATCCTCAATCCTACGCAGCGCAACCGCATTTTTGCAGATTATTATGAATTGGAAAAAAAGTTAGGGGGCATTGGAGCCAGTGAGAATACCGCTGGTATGATATATGCAGATATAAAGAAATTACAACAATAA
- a CDS encoding carboxy terminal-processing peptidase, which yields MKILMNFLKNNFILAVFTLLVATASCSFTNDTVDPGDKEKEQLLVNLISHVLKRNHFSPADLTDEFSKDIFDNYVKDLDPGKRYFLESDYKEFQAYEYLIDDQIRDSKVDLFNLTYERLLQRQEESQKIFTELIKKPFDFSIDESINTDYDKIPYSKNKKELKDHWRKLLKLSALGTYYDKVEEQKENPEEEQKSLVELEKETRAEIKKSMLENFDLTDDVERLDYFSVFVNTITTHFDPHTNFFPPQTKDRFDTSMSGKLEGIGARLQKKMDYISVLEIISGGPAWKSELIEVGDKILKVAQENDTMATSIVGMRIGDAVELIKGPKGSKVILTLKKVDGSIEDITLTRDIVQIEETFAKSVIGKDDAFRFGFINLPKFYFDMEDPSGRAAGNDVSQEIKRLKTEGMDGLIIDLRNNGGGSLREVIEMAGLFVDKGPVVQVALKDKRTRTLRDSDSGEILWEGPLVIMVNEFSASASEILAAALQDYDRAVIIGSKQTFGKGTVQNFEDLNQWVRNNEYGDLGAIKLTTQKFYRINGGSTQLEGVKSDVVTPGRYSYILVGERDEQYPLPYDEIPKAEYDKFTGYANLSESIKKAQKRVDANPNFKLLDENAKWLSNQREDNNITLNFTAYKERLDRLEKETEKFESLSDYKNTLDFDMLAYEKALVKTDSALGDKREAWIKNLKKDVYVEEAVNVLKDLRMNNIKNDNKTKWSVKD from the coding sequence ATGAAAATCCTTATGAATTTCCTAAAAAACAATTTTATACTGGCAGTTTTTACCCTACTTGTAGCAACAGCTAGCTGTAGTTTTACTAACGATACGGTAGACCCTGGAGATAAAGAAAAAGAACAGTTGCTGGTCAACTTGATTTCCCATGTTTTAAAAAGAAATCACTTTTCTCCAGCAGACTTAACAGATGAATTCTCAAAAGATATTTTTGATAATTACGTCAAAGACCTTGATCCTGGAAAAAGATATTTCCTAGAAAGTGACTATAAAGAATTTCAAGCCTATGAATATTTGATTGATGATCAAATACGTGATAGTAAAGTAGATTTATTCAATCTTACTTATGAAAGACTGCTGCAACGTCAAGAAGAATCTCAAAAGATATTTACAGAATTAATTAAGAAACCATTTGATTTTTCCATTGATGAAAGCATCAATACGGATTATGATAAAATCCCTTATTCAAAAAATAAAAAAGAATTAAAAGACCACTGGAGAAAACTTTTAAAGCTATCTGCTTTAGGAACTTATTACGATAAGGTGGAAGAACAAAAAGAAAATCCAGAAGAAGAGCAAAAGAGTCTTGTGGAATTAGAAAAAGAAACCAGAGCAGAGATTAAGAAATCAATGCTAGAGAACTTTGACCTCACTGACGATGTAGAGCGGTTGGACTATTTCTCTGTTTTTGTAAATACCATCACCACACATTTTGATCCTCACACTAATTTTTTCCCACCACAAACCAAAGATCGTTTTGACACCTCTATGAGTGGAAAGTTAGAAGGAATAGGAGCTAGACTTCAAAAGAAGATGGATTACATCAGTGTGTTAGAAATCATTTCTGGTGGACCGGCATGGAAAAGTGAACTGATTGAAGTAGGAGATAAAATCCTTAAGGTTGCTCAAGAAAACGACACTATGGCTACATCTATTGTAGGTATGAGAATAGGAGATGCGGTAGAACTGATCAAAGGACCTAAAGGAAGTAAAGTAATTCTAACGCTTAAAAAAGTAGACGGCTCTATTGAAGATATAACTCTTACAAGGGATATCGTTCAAATAGAAGAAACTTTTGCTAAGTCGGTTATAGGAAAAGACGATGCTTTTAGATTTGGGTTTATCAATTTACCTAAATTTTATTTTGACATGGAAGACCCTAGTGGGCGTGCTGCTGGTAATGATGTCTCTCAAGAAATTAAAAGGCTCAAGACCGAAGGTATGGACGGACTTATCATAGACCTGAGAAATAACGGCGGCGGTTCTTTAAGAGAGGTGATTGAAATGGCAGGATTATTTGTCGATAAAGGACCTGTAGTACAAGTTGCTTTAAAAGACAAAAGAACACGAACTTTAAGAGATAGCGACAGCGGTGAAATTCTCTGGGAAGGACCTTTAGTTATTATGGTCAATGAATTCAGTGCGAGTGCTAGTGAAATTCTTGCTGCTGCTTTACAAGATTATGACCGTGCAGTGATTATAGGAAGTAAGCAAACCTTTGGAAAAGGAACGGTACAGAATTTTGAAGACTTGAACCAATGGGTACGTAATAATGAATACGGAGACTTAGGAGCTATCAAGTTAACCACCCAAAAATTCTATAGAATTAATGGTGGGAGCACACAACTCGAAGGGGTGAAAAGTGATGTGGTAACCCCTGGAAGATACAGTTATATTTTAGTAGGAGAACGCGACGAGCAGTACCCTCTTCCTTATGATGAAATCCCAAAGGCTGAATATGACAAATTTACTGGTTATGCAAATCTATCCGAGTCCATTAAAAAGGCTCAGAAAAGAGTTGATGCAAATCCAAATTTTAAGCTATTGGATGAAAACGCAAAATGGTTGAGCAATCAAAGAGAAGATAATAACATTACTTTAAATTTTACCGCTTACAAAGAGCGTTTAGACCGCCTTGAAAAAGAAACAGAAAAATTTGAATCTTTATCTGACTATAAGAACACTTTAGATTTTGACATGCTCGCCTATGAGAAAGCATTAGTTAAAACTGACAGTGCTTTAGGAGACAAACGTGAAGCATGGATAAAGAATCTTAAAAAAGATGTTTATGTGGAAGAAGCTGTAAATGTTCTTAAGGATCTGCGCATGAATAATATCAAAAATGACAACAAGACTAAATGGAGTGTTAAGGACTAA